The following coding sequences are from one Triplophysa dalaica isolate WHDGS20190420 chromosome 12, ASM1584641v1, whole genome shotgun sequence window:
- the plekha8 gene encoding pleckstrin homology domain-containing family A member 8, which yields MEGVLYKWTNYISGWQPRWFVLDGGTLSYYDSQEDALKGCKGSIKISVCEIQVHPSDFTRLDLIIPGEQYFYLRALNAAERQKWLVALGTAKACLTDNRTKREKELQENTEALKTKMSELRLYCDLLLQQVNKIKDSPLAETAGDSEEVANETGSLVKSTCTTFLKTLEECMQIASLTFNPDLLSQTPPGSPPVATIKPQKIKMIQNDPKNQHPGEKLKDSVSISGSTRAHEKGKSGPEYEAPLSPQNNIPTPLTEISLVEEHQEGGNPQNGSSSSTHDPEESAGEKEKHRPTEANHAEVSPSPTQKKEQTVNEEIQADLEVNEPQGENKQEEEDKVDTFFSTMSHRFSDIILEDGSGIPTQAFLDSCYAIVPVLDKLGPTVFAPVKMDFVGNIKKIQQKAASDPDSFTTLQSIVLHEMETEVAQVRNSATEALLWLKRGLKFLKEFLCEINTGVKDVQGPLNKAYGKTLRQYHGWVIRGVFALALRAAPSYESFMAALVCHEGDELKEGFTAGMHRDLGTYLPAMEKQLSILDALYDEYGLESDEVV from the exons ATGGAGGGAGTTCTCTATAAATGGACCAACTACATCAGCG GTTGGCAGCCCCGCTGGTTTGTGCTTGATGGAGGAACTCTTTCCTACTATGACTCTCAAGAAGATGCGTTGAAAGGATGCAAGGGGAGCATTAAAATCTCTGTGTGTGAAATACAAG TTCACCCGTCAGATTTCACAAGGCTTGATCTGATCATTCCAGGAGAACAGTACTTTTATCTCAGGGCATTAAATGCTGCAGAGAGACAGAAATGGCTTGTGGCATTAGGGACGGCAAAAGCCTGTCTGACAGACAACAGAACCAAGAGAGAGAAAG AGCTCCAGGAAAACACAGAGGccctgaaaacaaaaatgtcagaacTGAGGCTTTACTGCGACCTTCTCCTCCAGCAagtgaacaaaataaaagacagtCCTCTAGCTGAGACAGCGGGCGATTCTGAGGAG gttGCAAATGAGACCGGGAGTTTGGTGAAGTCCACCTGTACCACCTTCTTGAAGACCCTGGAGGAGTGTATGCAGATCGCCAGCCTGACCTTTAATCCAGACCTCCTGAGTCAGACCCCACCTGGTTCTCCCCCGGTGGCTACCATCAAACCTCAGAAG AtcaaaatgatacaaaatgaCCCAAAAAATCAGCACCCAGGAGAAAA ACTCAAGGACTCAGTGAGCATCTCAGGTAGTACAAGAGCACACGAGAAAGGAAAGAGTGGACCAGAATATGAAGCACCTCTATCTCCACAAAACAACATACCAACACCTCTTACAG AAATCAGTTTAGTGGAGGAACACCAAGAAGGTGGGAACCCTCAGAATGGCTCTTCCTCAAGCACACATGACCCTGAAGAGTCAGCAGGGGAGAAAGAGAAGCACAGACCGACGGAAGCAAACCATGCTGAAGTCTCCCCAAGCCCCACACAGAAAAAAGAGCAAACGGTCAATGAGGAAATCCAGGCTGACCTGGAAGTAAATGAGCCTCAGGGTGAGAATAAACAGGAAGAGGAAGATAAGGTGGACACGTTCTTCAGTACGATGAGTCACAG ATTTAGTGATATAATACTGGAGGACGGCAGTGGTATTCCCACTCAAGCATTTTTGGATTCTTGCTATGCTATAGTACCAGTTTTAG ACAAGCTTGGACCAACCGTCTTTGCTCCTGTTAAAATGGATTTTGTGGGAAACATTAAG AAAATCCAGCAAAAGGCGGCGTCTGATCCTGACAGCTTCACCACCCTGCAGAGCATCGTTCTGCATGAGATGGAGACAGAGGTGGCACAGGTGCGAAATTCAGCCACGGAAGCTCTGCTGTGGCTTAAACGTGGACTCAAGTTCCTCAAAGAGTTCCTCTGTGAAATCAACACTGGGGTGAAGGACGTCCAAGGACCTCTTA ATAAAGCATATGGAAAAACACTAAGGCAATATCATGGATGGGTCATACGAGGGGTCTTTGCG CTGGCTCTACGTGCCGCCCCATCCTATGAGAGCTTCATGGCTGCTCTGGTTTGTCATGAAGGAGATGAGCTGAAAGAGGGCTTTACCGCGGGCATGCACAGAGACCTGGGCACCTATCTGCCGGCTATGGAGAAACAGCTGTCCATCCTGGATGCTCTCTATGACGAGTACGGCCTGGAATCAGATGAGGTCGTCTGA
- the fkbp14 gene encoding peptidyl-prolyl cis-trans isomerase FKBP14, protein MIPELWTCIFSLFFFYVHGAKLPEPEVKIEVSYKPFLCHRKSKYGDMLLVHYEGFLESNGTMFHSSRHNGDKNPIWFTLGIREVIRGWDRGLQGMCTGEKRKLTIPPALAYGKEGKGKIPPESTLIFDMELVEIRNGPRSHESFQEMDLNDDWKLSKLEVKEYLRKEFERHGYPPNDTHHEAMAEDIFQKEDEDNDGYISAREFTYKHDEL, encoded by the exons ATGATTCCAGAGTTGTGGACATGCATTTTTTCTCTATTCTTCTTTTATGTGCACGGAGCAAAACTTCCGGAGCCTGAAGTTAAAATTGAAGTCTCATACAAACCTTTCCTTTGTCACCGTAAATCCAAATACGGGGATATGCTTCTGGTCCACTACGAGGGGTTTCTGGAGAGCAATGGGACAATGTTTCATTCCAG CCGTCACAATGGAGACAAAAATCCTATCTGGTTCACACTGGGAATCCGTGAGGTTATCCGGGGATGGGACAGGGGTCTTCAAGGCATGTGTACTGGGGAGAAGAGGAAACTAACCATCCCGCCAGCTCTTGCTTACGGCAAAGAGGGCAAAG GTAAAATTCCTCCAGAGAGCACTCTGATCTTTGATATGGAGCTCGTAGAGATCCGAAATGGGCCTAGGTCACATGAATCCTTTCAGGAAATGGACCTCAATGATGACTGGAAACTTTCCAAATTAGAG GTGAAGGAATACCTGCGTAAAGAGTTTGAAAGACACGGGTATCCTCCCAATGATACCCACCATGAAGCGATGGCTGAGGACATCTTCCAGAAGGAGGATGAAGATAATGATGGATATATATCAGCTCGGGAATTCACTTATAAACACGACGAACTATAA
- the LOC130432704 gene encoding proline-rich protein 15-like: MADRNHWWKTLTGRNKNIHKETQQELATSDNKSVKQPSTDIKNNNMIGDETYDDSQMEPSFNEHTSRRNLTVSRSGRCKEKRNNTRVRVTLPENNLYERTVAVAK, translated from the coding sequence ATGGCAGACAGGAATCACTGGTGGAAAACATTGACTGGAAGGAACAAGAATATTCACAAAGAAACCCAGCAAGAACTTGCAACTTCTGACAATAAATCtgtgaaacaacccagcactgacatcaaaaacaacaacatgatTGGAGACGAGACGTACGATGACTCTCAGATGGAGCCCTCATTCAATGAACACACTTCCCGGAGAAACCTGACAGTTTCACGATCCGGCCGTTGCAAAGAGAAGCGGAATAACACAAGAGTGCGGGTCACGCTGCCCGAGAACAACTTATATGAGAGAACCGTTGCTGTAGCGAAGTAG